The Pseudokineococcus lusitanus nucleotide sequence CCCGGCGCCACCACGCCCGGCGCCACCACGCCCGGCGCCACCACGCCCGGCACGGACGCGCCCGGCACCACCGCGCCTCCCTGGGCCCGGACAGGAGCTGACGCGTCCGACGCGGCGACGCCGCCCTCGTCGACCTGCCCTCTCGCCGGCCTACCCACCGACTACGTCCCGACCGCCGAGCAGTCCCGCTACATCCGCGCCGCCCTGCCCGAGTGCACCCACCCCGGCTGCACCCAGCCCTCGGTCCGCTGCGACCTCGACCACCAGGTCCCCCACAGCGCCGGCGGACCGACCTGCGAGTGCAACCTCCGACCCCGCTGCCGCAAGCACCACCAGTGCCGCACGCACTACGACTGGCAGGTCGAGGCCATCACCGACGACCCGACCGACCCGTACGGCCTCGGCACCCGGTGGACCTCACCGCTCGGGCTCGTCCACGACGACCCCGCACCGCCCTTCCTGCCCAGACCCATCACCAGTCGCGACGGCGACGGCACGCCGCTGCCCGCCGGCTGGGGCGACCTCGGTGAGTCCCTCGACTGCCACTACCCGAGCGTCGACATGGCCTGGCCCGGCGCCCTCGCCCTCGAGACCGCCGCCACCGCGACCGACCATCGCCGCGCAGCCCCGCCGGCCCCGCCGGCGCCGCCCACCGACGAGGACGGCCCCCCGCCCTTCTGATCCGGAGGGGGCGACGGTGGGTGGCCGCGCCCTCCGACCGGCCGCCGTAGGGGAGCGGGCCGGTCCGTCGCCGTCGGTGGGGACCCGGCCGGGCGACGACTGCGGCGTACGACCCGGCGTCGCGCACCCGCTCGTGCGTCCTCGACGCCGAGGCGTCGCGCACCCGCCCGTCCGCCGTCACCCCCACCCGGCGTCCTCACCCGCCGTCGCGTCGACATCCCGAACCTGACCCGGACCCGGACCCGGACCCGGACCCGGACCCGGACCCGGACCCGGACCCCGACCCCGACCGCGACCCCGACCGCGACCCCGACCGCGACCCGGACCCCGCCCGCACCCGCCGTCGCTGCCCCGTCCGGGGGACCTCGGACGGACGCCGGACGGCCTCCTCGCCGCCCGTCGTGAAGGTGCCGGAGGCACGCGCCGACGGAGAGGACGTGAGAGGTCTCCCCGTGGCGCCCGAGGCGCGTCGTCCGCTGCTCGCCGCCCTGCTCGTGGCCGCGGCGACGCTGCTGTGGGCGCTCCTGCCGACCGGGGAGCATGCGAGCCCCGAGGCCGGGGCGGGGAGCCATCCGCACCCCCCGACCACGGCGCCGTCCCTCGGCGCCGTCCAGCTCGTCGGCGGCTTCCTCGACTTCACGCCGCCCGCCCGGCCGTCCGGCGTCACCGTCACGACGAAGGACAGCGCCCTCGAGGTGAGCTGGACCGCCAACACCGAGAGCGACATGCGCGACTACCGCGTCTACGTCGACGGCACTCTCACGGCGACGGTCCTCAAGGGCACGACGACGACCCTCGTCACCGGCCTCGTCAACGACCGCCGCTACGCCATCACGGTCAGCGCGCGCGACACCCGCCTCAACGAGTCGACGAAGTCGCCGCCCGTCAACGGCACGCCCCGCGACCTCACGCCGCCGGCGGTGCCGACCGGGCTCATGGCGGCCCGCGGGGACGGCCGCGTCGACCTCACGTGGGAGCCCGGCGCCGACGCGGACCTGCAGACCGTGCGCGTCCTGCGCGACGGCGCCCGCGTCGCCGACCTCCCGGCGGGCACCACCCGGTGGACGGACACGGGCGTCGTCAACGACCGGACGTACGCCTACTCGCTCATGGCCCTCGACCGGGTCGGCAACGCCTCCCTCGCGTCCGCCGAGGTGCACGCCACCCCCACCGACCTCACCCCGCCCGCCGTGCCCACCGGGCTGCGCGGCACCGCCGGCGACGCCAGCGCGTCGCTGACGTGGGACCGCGGCACCGACGCCGACCTCGCGACCGTCCGGGTGCTGCAGGACGGCGTCGTCGTCGCCCAGCTCCCGGCGGGCACGACGTCGTGGACGGGCCGCGGCCTCCAGGCCGGCCGCGACTACGCCTTCCGCCTCCAGGCGGTCGACGGCCACGGCAACGCCTCCGCCACGACGGCCGCGGTGGTGGTCCGCCCGGTCGACCTCACCGCCCCGGACGCGCCGGTGGGCGTGCGCGCCGTCGCTGGCGACACCTGGGTCGACGTCTCGTGGGACGCCGTCGCGGCGACCGACGTCGCCCGGTACGAGGTCCGTGGGCCGGGCGGCCGCGTCGTCACCGTCACGGCCCCGACGACCCGCGGCAGGGTCACCGGCCTGCCCAACGACGTGGAGGCGACGTTCACCGTCGTCGCCGTCGACGGCGCGGGCAACGTGTCCGCGTCGAGCGCCGTCGTGCGGGCCACGCCCACCGACACGACCCCGCCGGCCGTCCCCACGGGCCTGCGCGGGTACGCCCGCGACGCCGGCGCGGCGCTGACGTGGGACCCCGGCACCGACGCCGACCTCGCGTCGGTGCGGGTGCTGCAGGACGGTGTCGTCGTCGCGCAGCTGCCGGCCGGGACGACGTCGTGGGAGACCCGCGGGCTCGTCGTCGGCCGTTCGTACGCCTTCCGGCTCGTCGCCGTGGACGGGCACGGCAACGCCTCGGCGGCCTCGGCGCCGGTCATGGTCGTCCCCGTCGACCTCACGCCGCCGGCCGTGCCGACCGGCCTCGCCGCGGAGCGCGGCGACACCCGGGTCGACCTCACGTGGGCCCCCGGCACCGACGCCGACCTCGACCGCGTGCGGGTCCTGCGCGACGGCCTGCCCGTCGCCGAGCTGCCCGCGGGCACGACCCGCTGGACCGACACCGGCGTCGTCAACGACCGCACCTACTCCTACGCCCTCGTGGCCCTCGACGGTGCCGGCAACAGCTCGGCGGCCTCGCCGGCCGTCCGGGCGACGCCGACCGACCTCACGGCGCCCGGGGTCCCCACGGGCCTGCGCGGCACCGCGGTCGACGGCGGCGCGACCCTCACCTGGGACGCCGGGACGGACCCGGACCTCGCCGCCGTGCGCGTCCTGCGGGACGGCGTCGCCGTCGCCGAGGTCCCGGCCGGGACGACGACCTGGACGACGACGGGCCTCGAGGCCGGTCGCCCCTACGCCTTCCGCCTCGTGGCCGTCGACGGCCACGGCAACGCCTCCGCGCCCTCGGCGCCCGTCACGGTCGTCCCCGTCGACCTCACCGCCCCCGGCGCCCCCACGGGCGTCCGCGCGGTCGCCGGCGACGGTGTCGTGGACGTCTCGTGGGACGCGGCCGGCCCCGACGTGGTCGCGCACGAGGTCCGCACCGCCGACGGCACCGTCGTCGCCGTCGTGCCCGCCCCGCGCCGCGCCACCCGGGTCTCGGGCCTCCCGAACGACGTGGAGGTCACGTACGTCGTCGTGGCGCTCGACGCCGCGGGCAACGTCTCGGGGCCGTCCTCCCCGGTCAGCGCCACGCCGCGCGACCTCACCGCGCCCGACGTCGTGACCGGCGTCGTCGCGACGCCGGTCGACCGCGGCCTCGACGTCCGGTGGGCGCCCGTCACGGCCGAGGACGTGGCCTCCTACCGCGTCCTCCTCGACGGCGCCGTCGTCGGCGAGGTGCCCGCGTCGTCGTCGGGGCTGCAGCTCTCCGGCCTCGAGCCCGGGGAGCCGCACGAGGTCGTCGTCGTCGCGGTGGACCGGGCCGGCAACGAGTCGGCGGCGTCCTCGCCCGTCGTCGCGGCGGCCGTCGACGCGCCGCCGTCCGCGCCCACGGGCGTCACCGCGGAGCCGCGGCCCGAGGCCCTGCGGGTGACGTGGACGTCGGCGCCGGAGGCGGACGTCGTCGCGCACCGGGTCACCGTGGACGGTGTCGTCCGCGCGGTCGTGCCGGCGGGCACCTCGGAGGCGGTCGTCACCGGGCTGACCGCCGGCGTCGAGGTCGTCGTCGTCGTCGAGGCCGTGGACGGCGCGGGCTGGGCCACGGCCGCCGCGGCCGTGCGCGCCGTGCCGGGTGCCGTGCTGCCGACGCCCTTCTCGTCCGGCGTCCCGCCGCTGGCGGGGACGGGGACGGCCACGGGTGCCGGCCTCGCGGCCAGCCGCAGCGGACGCTGGGTCGTCGTCAGCACGGCGGCGTCGCTCGAGCCCTCGGACACCAACACGGCCGTCGAGCTGTACGTCGTCGACCGCCGCGCCGGCACGTCGCGCCGGGTCGCGCCGCTGCCGGCGTCGGTGCGCGGCGCCACGAGCGACGCGACCAACACGAGCGCCGTCGCCCTCTCCGAGGACGGCCGCTACCTCGTCCTGTCCACGACGGCGAAGCTGCTGCCCGCCGACACGAACACGCTCCTCGACGTCTACCGTCTCGACCTGCGAGCCCCGGCGGGGACGCCGGGCGGCGGGTGGGACCTCGTCAGCGTGCCGGTCTCCGGGACGGTGCAGCCGAAGGTCGCCGGCGCGATGGTGCCCACCGGGGCGTCGGTCTTCGCCAAGAGCCCCGGCGTGGCCGTCAGCGCCGACGGCCGCCGGGTCGCCTTCCTCACGCCGCGGGCCGACATGGTCGACGGCGACCGGAACGGCGCGCCCGACGTCGTCGTCAAGGACATGGTCACCGGGCTCGTGGAGCGGGCCTCCGCGCTCGCGGGCGGCGTCGAGACGCCGCTGCGCGCCACCGGCCCGGCCCTGGAGATGACGCCCGACGGCCGCTACGTGCTCTTCCCCGCCCAGGCGGCCGGCAAGCCCCTCGTCGCGGTGCGGAAGGACATGCTGACCGGCGAGCTGCGCGTCGTGTCGACGATGCCGACGACCGGCGGCGCGTCGCGCGAGGTCGCCGTCTTCCGCGACACCGGCGACCTGGCGATCTCCGACGACGGCCGCTACGTCGCCTTCTCCTCGGCGGCCAAGCCGACCGCCCCGGCCTCGAGCTGGACGACGGGCCTGGCGTACCGGGTCGACACCGTCACGGGGGCCCTGCGCCCGCTCGGCTCCGGCCAGACGGCGTCGTGGGAGCACCAGCTCGGGCTCGACCCGACCGGCCGCTACGCGTTCTTCTCGACGGCGGCGGCGCTGCTGCCGGCGGACACCAACCGCCGGACCGACCACTACCGCCGCGACCTCGGGACGGGCGAGCTCCTGCTCGTCACCTCGCGGGCCGACGGCTCCGTCGCCCCGTCGCCGGCGGGCACGATCACGCCGGCGGAGTACGGCTCGGTGCTCGTGCTGTCGGCGGACCGGGTCCTCGTGGGGTCCGTCCTGCCGATGGTGGCCGGCGACGCCAACAAGAAGCTCGACGTCTACGGGCGCGACCTCGCCCTCGGCGTGGCCGGGTCGGTCCTCGGCTGACCACCGGGCCGACCGCGGTGCCCACCACGGGCCGGCCTCCTCCCGACCCACGGGGGGCGGGAGGAGGCGGCCGCGGCGTCAGGGCGTCAGGGCGTCGGGGCGTCAGGGCGTCAGGGCGTCGGGTCGCCGCCGGTGACGGACAGCGTCGCGCCGGTCGTGTAGCTCGACTCGGCGCAGGCGAGGTGCACGTAGGCGCCGGCGATCTCGGCGGGCTGCCCGGCGCGGCCGAGCGGGGCCTGCGCGCCGAACTCGGGACGCGCCTCGGGCGGCTGGCCGCCGGAGACCTGCAGCGCCGTCCAGAAGGGCCCCGGGGCCACGACGTTGACGCGGATGCCCTTCGGCGCGAGCTGCTGCGCCAGCGCCTTGGAGTAGGTGTTGATGGCCGACTTCGTCGTCGCGTAGTCGAGGAGGTTCGGCGACGGCGTGTACGCCTGGACCGACGACGTCGTGATGATGCTGGCGCCCGGCTGCATGTGCGGCACGGCGGCCTTCGTGACCCAGAAGAGCGCGTAGACGTTGGTCCTGAACGTCTGGTCGAACTGCTCCGTCGTCAGCTCGGCGATGTCCTCCACCGCCGTCTGCTTGCCGGCGTTGACGACGAGGACGTCGACGCGGCCGAAGGCGTCGACGGTCTTCTGCACGAGGTCGAGGTTCGCCTGCTCCTGCGACAGGTCGCCCGGCACGGCGAGCGCGCGGCGGCCGGCCTGCTCGACGAGGGCGACGACCTCCTGGGCGTCGGCCTCCTCGCTGGGCAGGTAGGACAGCACGACGTCGGCGCCCTCGCGGGCGAAGGCGATCGCCGCGGCCCGGCCGATGCCCGAGTCGGCGCCGGTCACGACGGCGACGCGGTCGGGCAGGCGGTTCGCGCCGACGTAGGTGTCCTCGCCGTGGTCGGGCTTGGGGTCCATCTCCTGCGCCAGGCCGGGGGCGCTCTGGTCCTGCGGCGGCTGCTCCGGCTGGGGGTAGGCCGTGACGGGGTTGCGAGGCGTGTTCTGGGTGACCGTGCCGGTGTCGTCGCTCATGCCTCCACCCTGCGGGCGAGGGTGCGCGGGGGCGACCCGGGAGCCGAGGAGCGGGGCGCGGTCGGGGCGTCAGGACCAGGCGGCCCAGCCGAGCAGGCCGGGCAGGGCCCCGACCGCGACGGCGAGCAGGAGGCCGGTGAGGCCGCCGCGCCGCCGGCGCCGGGCACGGGGGAGGGGCGGGAGCGGGCCCGACAGGAGGAGCGCGGCGACGGCGCCGACCGGCGGGACCATCAGCAGGAGCCAGCCCCAGCCCCAGCCGTTCAACCGCCACGTGTACGGGCTGCCGAGGAGGGACGCCACGGCGCCGACCCAGACGAGGAGGAGCGGCACGGCGAGCCATCGCGGACCCTCGAAGGAGCCCACCCCGCTCCACGACGTCGGCAGCGGCCCGCGCGTGACCTGGACCCCGGCGCCGGCGAGGCCGAGGTCGGCCGCGACGTCGCCCACGACGACCGCGTCGCCGACGACGACGGCGTCAGGGGCCGGCGCGTCCGTCCCCGGCGCCAGCACGGTCACCTCCGCGGCGCGCAGCAGCAGCCCGTCCCGCCAGCGGACCTCCTGGGTGCGGAAGCCCTGGTCGCCCTCGGCGACGGGCTCGCCGAGCACCTCGACCGCGGTGACCCGCCCGGCGGTCACGTCTCCCCGCAGGCGGTCGAAGGAGCCGGGGACCGCGGCGAGCGCCAGCACGGTCGGGACCAGCGCCACGACCACGACCAGCAGCACCACCCGCACCCGCCACCACCAGCGGGTCCGCGACAGCGTCCCCAGCCGCCGCCGTCGGGTCCTCGTGCCGTCGCGTCCCCCGCTCATCGCCCGACCGTACGGGCGGCACCCCAGCGGTGGCGGCAGGACGGCCGACCACCACGGCACGGCAGGATGGCCGCGTGGCGACGACGACGAGCACCCCCGCCGGGCACGACGCCGTGGGCGGTGGTCGGCCCCGCCTGGTCGCGTCGGACCTCGACGGCACCCTGCTCGGGCCGGGCGGCGTCGCCTCGCCCCGGACGCTGGCGATGATCGCGGCGTGCCGGGCCGCCGGCGTCCACGTCGTCTTCGTCACCGGCCGTCCCGTCGTGTGGCTGGACCCGGTGGCCGAGCAGACCGGCCACACGGGCGCCGCCATCTGCGCCAACGGCGCCCTCGTCTACGACGCCGGCCGCCGCGAGGTGCTCTCCGCGACGACGGTCGCGCCCGCCGACGTCCTCGAGGCGGCCGCCCGGCTGCGGCGCCGCCTCGACGGCATCACCGTCGCCCTCGAGACGTTGGAGGGCTTCCGCAAGGAGCCCGACTACGTCGCCCGCTACGACTGGGGCCGCGACCGTGACCGCGGCGACCTCGCCACGCTGCTCGACCCCGACCCGGGCGTCGTGAAGATGCTCGTGCGGCGGGAGACCGGGACGGTCGAGGAGCTGCTGGCCGTGGCCCGCGAGGAGCTCGAGGGGCTCGTGCACCCGACGCACTCCGGGCCGGAGAGCCCCATGGTCGAGATCAGCGCCCTCGGCGTCAGCAAGGCCGCGGCGCTCGCCGCGCACGCGGCCTCGCTGGGCGTCGCGCAGGAGGACGTCGTCGCCTTCGGCGACATGCCCAACGACGTCGAGATGCTCCGCTGGGCCGGTCGCGGCTTCGCCATGACGGGCGGGCACCCCGAGGCCGTCGCGGCCGCGGACGCCGCCGCCCCGCCGAGCGCCGAGGACGGCGTCGCCCAGGTGGTCGAGGCGCTGCTCGCGCGCTGAGGGCGCCGGCAGGGACGGCGCCGGACGACCGGACCGCAGGGCCGGTGGCGTCGCGCCCCGGGCCTCGTCGCCGGTCGGCGGCTCGGGCCTCCGCGGAGGCGACCTCGGTCCTGCACGGGGTCGGCTCAGCGCCAGTGGTCCGGTCGCTCGTGGACGGCCGGGACGGTGGTGCGGGCGTCCCCGCGGGCCGCGGCGAGCTGGGGCCGGGTCAGGAAGAGGGCGGCCGCCAGGCGCGCGCCGCGGACGTCGGCGCCGCGGAGGTCCGCCCCGAGGAGATCGGCACGGTCGAGGTCCGCCCCGCGCAGGTCGGCGCCGACGAGCAGGGCGCCCCGCAGATCTGCCCCGCGCATGTCGGCGCCCGTCAGGTCGGCCCCGGCGAGGTCGGCGTACGGGCCGGTCCCGCGGGGCGGGCGCCCACGGGGGACCCCGCCGCGCACCGCCGCGCTCACCCGCCCGAGCAGCGGGCCGACCCGACGGCGGAGCCCGTCGACGTCGACGGCCGTCAGGCGCTCGACCGGCAGGTCGAGCAGGGCCCGGACGCGGTCGCGCTCGGCCCTGACCTCGGCCGCCAGCCCGCCCGTGGCGGGGTCGCCGGAGGTGTCGGAGGTGTCGGAGGCGTCGGCGGTGACGAGCGCGGCGCACTCCTCGAGGTGGTGGAGCACCTCCATGACCGCCCGGGCGGGGTCCAGGGCGGCGTGCAGCGTCCGGCGCTGGGCCGAGGAGGGGACGACGTCGGCACCCCCGAGGGTGAGGGCGACGACGTGCTGCCCGGCGCCGAAGCAGTCGAAGACCGCGCAGCCGGGGAAGCCGCTGCGTCGCAGCCGGTCGTGGATGCCGCAGCGGTGGTCCGCGCCGAGGTTCGGGCACGGCGTGCCCGCCGGCTTGGTGAGCGCGAAGTCCGCGGAGGCCACGAAGGCAGGCGCGACGCAGCACAGCCCCACGCAGCGCGAGCAGTCCGCCCGCAGCGCCGTCCGTGCGTCCACCGGTCCTCCTCCGCCCCGGACGCCGACGCTACGGAAGCTCGCCGACCCGGAGGCCGGCGGGTCAGCCGGCCGGCGGTGGCTCGGCCAGCCACCGGCGGACCTCGGCGAAGGCCGCCGACCGGTCCTCGTGCGCGCTCGCCAGGGCGTCGACCGCCCCCGCCACCGCGGCCGCGTCGTCGGGGCCGGCTGCCTCGCGGACCGCGTCCACGGCCGCGGCCTCCGGCGGGACGGGCGCCCAGGAGCGCGGTCGGCCCGGGGGGTCCACCAGCTCGACCTCGATCTCGACGTGGCCACCCGGCTCCTGGTCGAGGAGCCGGTCGAGGACCGAGCCCACGTCGTGCCAGAGGTCGGGCAGCGGCTCCCTGCGGGACGCGCGGGCGAGGGCGTCCTCCACCCAGCCGCGGTCGGCCACCTCGGCGAGCTCGCAGGTCAGACGAGCCGCACGGACGGCGACCGCGCGCTGCCGCGTGGGTGCCAGGGCGGCGAGGAGCCGCGCCAGCTCCGCGTCGGCGTCGGCCAGCTGGTCCGCCCGCTGCCCCACGGCCGGCCAGGTCGTCGCCGAGACCGTGGCCGCGGCCTCGACCTGCCACCCGACGGGCGCAGCCGCCTGCGCCAGCAGCGCGGCGTGGATCTCGGCCGCCCTCACCTCCTCTGCGTTCCGGGGGCGAGGCGGCCCGGGCGGCGGCGTCTCGGCGGCGACGTCGTGCCAGTACGCCGCCTGCTCGCTGCCCTGCCGGAGGATGTCGTCAGGTGCGGGCGGGGCGGGCCATACCTGCAGCAGGTAGCGGTCGGGTGCCGGCTCACCGTCGAGCCGCGTGTCCTGCCGGTGGCCGGCGTCCATCCCCACCGCCGACCAGCGCGCCCGGCAGCTGCCGAGGGGCAGGCCCGTCACCGCCGCGCCCCCGTCGAACCCGACGAGGGCGTACTCGTCGTCGGCCACGTCGAACGACACCTCGACGACGTCCTCCCACCGGTCGTCGAGCACCGGGGCGCCGTCGTGGCGCTCGACGCGGACGGGCACGTCACCCGTGTGCAGCCCGGTCTTCATGACCAGGTGGTGGGGGAAGCGGGCGCCGCACACGCCGTTCGACTGCCCTCCGCGCGCGGCGAGGAGGTCCTCCAGGACGCGGTCGTCGCGGTCGCCGCGCTCGAGGACGAGGAAGCCGTAGTGGACGTGGATGTCGCCGTCGAAGAGGACCTGACCCGTCGGGCTGCTCACCCGGCCATCGTCACCGGCGGCCGCCCGCCCCGCGGGCACGACGGCGCGTCGTCACCCGGACGGTCCGCGCTCCGGCAGCCTCCTCCCGTGGAGCGCACGCGGGTCGGCAGCGGGGCCGGGTGGGAGGAGGCCGTCGGGTACTCCCGGGCGGTGCGGGTGGGCCCGTGGGTGAGCGTCGCCGGGACGACGGCCGCGCTCCCCGGCGGCGGCGTCGTCGGGCCGGGGGACCCCGGCGAGCAGGCCCGGGAGGCGCTGCGACGCATCGCGGCCGCGCTGGAGCAGGTGGGCGCCGGGCTGGGCGACGTCGTCCGCACGCGGGTCTACGTCACCGACGTCGACCGCTGGGAGGAGGTCGGGCGCGCCCACCGCGAGGTGCTCGGCGAGGTGCGTCCCGCCTGCACCCTCGTCGAGGTCTCGCGGCTCGTGGCGCCGGAGCTGCTCGTCGAGGTCGAGGCGGACGCGGTGGTGGGCTGACCCGGGCCGCCGGCCCCGGGGGCCGGTGCGCTCACCCCTCGTGCGCCGCCCGCACCTCGGCGGCCAGCGCGACCAGCTCGTCGAGCACCAGCCGGACGAGCGGGCGCTCCGCCTTGTCCGCGCGCACGAGGGCCTCGACGAGCCGGCCGGCGCGGACGCCGCGCAGCGGCACGAGCCGCACCCCCGGGTGGTGGCCGCACGTGTACCGCGGCAGCAGCGAGAGGCCGTGGCCCGCGGCGACGAGGGCGAGGACGACGTGGAAGTCGTTGACGCGGTGGGTCACCCGGGGCGGTCCGTCCGCCCCGGCGACGGCGTGGAGGACCGCGGCCACGGGGAAGCCCTCGCGCACGCCCACCCACGGCTCGCCGACGACGTCGGCGGGCGTCACCGCCTCGCGGTCGGCGAGGGGGTGGTCCAGCGGGACCGCCACGTCCAGCGGCTCCCGCAGGAGCGGCGTCGTCAGCACCTCGGCGGGGCGGGCCGTCCAGGCCGGCACCCCCTCGGGACGGTGCGCGACGACGACGTCGAGCCGGTCGGTGAGCGGGGCGAAGGCGTCGAGGGCGACGTCCTCGTCGGAGCAGCGGACCTCGACGCCGGGCCGACCGGCCAGGCGCGTGAGCAGCCCGGGCAGCAGGAGCTCGCCGCCGCTGGCGAAGGCGGACACGTGGACGACGCCGGTGGGGCTCGCGAGAGCGCCGGCGGCGGCGGCGCGGGCCCGCTCCAGGGCCGCCGCGACGTCGACGGCGGCGTCCGCGAGCGCCTCGCCGGCCGCCGTGAGGCGCAGGCGCCGGCCCTCGCGCTCGGTGAGCGGGGTGCCGGCGGCGCGGGCGAGCGCCGCCAGCCGCTGGGAGACCGCAGAGGGGCTGACGTGGAGGACGGCGGCCGCCCGCGTCACCCCGCCCTGGCTGCGCACCGCGGCGAGCGCGGCCAACGCCTCGACGTCCATGCGCGGCAGCCTGCCAGCGGGACGGGTCGACCGTGAAGCCCTGCTGAACGGTCGGTGCCGAGATGGTCGATGGACCGCACGGTCGGCGCCCGCCAGGCTCGGGACGTGCCTCCCCGCGACCGCGCCCTCGCCTGCCTCGTGGCGGTGCTCTGGGGCGTCAACTTCCCGGCCACCGAGCTGGCCCTCGCCCAGTTCCCGCCGCTCCTCCTCGTGGCCCTGCGCTTCGCCCTCGTCGCCGTGCCGACCGTCCTCCTCGTGCCGCGGCCGCAGGTGCCGGTGCGCTGGCTGGTCGGCTACGGCGTGGGCTTCGGGGTCCTGCAGTTCCTCTTCCTCTACACGGCGATGGACGTCGGCATGCCGCCCGGCCTCGCGTCGCTCGTCCTGCAGTCCTCGGCCCCCTTCACCGTCCTGCTCGGGGCGCTCCTCCTGCGCGAGCGGCTGACGCCGCGCCGCGCCGTCGGGGTCGGCGTCGCGGTGGCGGGCCTCGCCGGCATCGCCGTCCACCGGGCGGCCGACGACGGGGGCGCGCCCGTGGCCGCCGTGCTGCTGACCCTCGCCGGCGGGCTCGGCTGGGCCCTCGGCAACCTGTCGAGCCGGCTCGCCGCCCCGCCGCGTCCGCTGCACCTCGTGCTGTGGATGAGCGTCGTACCGCCGGTCCCCATGGCCGCCGCGTCGCTGCTCGTCGAGGGGCCCGACCGCGTGGTCACGGCGCTCACGACGGCGACGGCGTCGTCGACGGGCCTGCTGGCCCTCCTCGGGCTGGCGTACGTCGTGCTGCTCGCGACCCTCGTCGGGTCGGGCCTGTGGACCGCTCTCCTGGCGCGGCACCCGTCGGGCGTCGTGGCGCCGTTCTCGATGCTCGTGCCCGTCGCGGGGATCTCCTCGTCCTGGCTCCTCCTCGGGGACCGCACGCCGCTCG carries:
- a CDS encoding glucose 1-dehydrogenase, coding for MSDDTGTVTQNTPRNPVTAYPQPEQPPQDQSAPGLAQEMDPKPDHGEDTYVGANRLPDRVAVVTGADSGIGRAAAIAFAREGADVVLSYLPSEEADAQEVVALVEQAGRRALAVPGDLSQEQANLDLVQKTVDAFGRVDVLVVNAGKQTAVEDIAELTTEQFDQTFRTNVYALFWVTKAAVPHMQPGASIITTSSVQAYTPSPNLLDYATTKSAINTYSKALAQQLAPKGIRVNVVAPGPFWTALQVSGGQPPEARPEFGAQAPLGRAGQPAEIAGAYVHLACAESSYTTGATLSVTGGDPTP
- a CDS encoding fibronectin type III domain-containing protein, giving the protein MRGLPVAPEARRPLLAALLVAAATLLWALLPTGEHASPEAGAGSHPHPPTTAPSLGAVQLVGGFLDFTPPARPSGVTVTTKDSALEVSWTANTESDMRDYRVYVDGTLTATVLKGTTTTLVTGLVNDRRYAITVSARDTRLNESTKSPPVNGTPRDLTPPAVPTGLMAARGDGRVDLTWEPGADADLQTVRVLRDGARVADLPAGTTRWTDTGVVNDRTYAYSLMALDRVGNASLASAEVHATPTDLTPPAVPTGLRGTAGDASASLTWDRGTDADLATVRVLQDGVVVAQLPAGTTSWTGRGLQAGRDYAFRLQAVDGHGNASATTAAVVVRPVDLTAPDAPVGVRAVAGDTWVDVSWDAVAATDVARYEVRGPGGRVVTVTAPTTRGRVTGLPNDVEATFTVVAVDGAGNVSASSAVVRATPTDTTPPAVPTGLRGYARDAGAALTWDPGTDADLASVRVLQDGVVVAQLPAGTTSWETRGLVVGRSYAFRLVAVDGHGNASAASAPVMVVPVDLTPPAVPTGLAAERGDTRVDLTWAPGTDADLDRVRVLRDGLPVAELPAGTTRWTDTGVVNDRTYSYALVALDGAGNSSAASPAVRATPTDLTAPGVPTGLRGTAVDGGATLTWDAGTDPDLAAVRVLRDGVAVAEVPAGTTTWTTTGLEAGRPYAFRLVAVDGHGNASAPSAPVTVVPVDLTAPGAPTGVRAVAGDGVVDVSWDAAGPDVVAHEVRTADGTVVAVVPAPRRATRVSGLPNDVEVTYVVVALDAAGNVSGPSSPVSATPRDLTAPDVVTGVVATPVDRGLDVRWAPVTAEDVASYRVLLDGAVVGEVPASSSGLQLSGLEPGEPHEVVVVAVDRAGNESAASSPVVAAAVDAPPSAPTGVTAEPRPEALRVTWTSAPEADVVAHRVTVDGVVRAVVPAGTSEAVVTGLTAGVEVVVVVEAVDGAGWATAAAAVRAVPGAVLPTPFSSGVPPLAGTGTATGAGLAASRSGRWVVVSTAASLEPSDTNTAVELYVVDRRAGTSRRVAPLPASVRGATSDATNTSAVALSEDGRYLVLSTTAKLLPADTNTLLDVYRLDLRAPAGTPGGGWDLVSVPVSGTVQPKVAGAMVPTGASVFAKSPGVAVSADGRRVAFLTPRADMVDGDRNGAPDVVVKDMVTGLVERASALAGGVETPLRATGPALEMTPDGRYVLFPAQAAGKPLVAVRKDMLTGELRVVSTMPTTGGASREVAVFRDTGDLAISDDGRYVAFSSAAKPTAPASSWTTGLAYRVDTVTGALRPLGSGQTASWEHQLGLDPTGRYAFFSTAAALLPADTNRRTDHYRRDLGTGELLLVTSRADGSVAPSPAGTITPAEYGSVLVLSADRVLVGSVLPMVAGDANKKLDVYGRDLALGVAGSVLG
- a CDS encoding RidA family protein translates to MERTRVGSGAGWEEAVGYSRAVRVGPWVSVAGTTAALPGGGVVGPGDPGEQAREALRRIAAALEQVGAGLGDVVRTRVYVTDVDRWEEVGRAHREVLGEVRPACTLVEVSRLVAPELLVEVEADAVVG
- a CDS encoding HAD family hydrolase → MATTTSTPAGHDAVGGGRPRLVASDLDGTLLGPGGVASPRTLAMIAACRAAGVHVVFVTGRPVVWLDPVAEQTGHTGAAICANGALVYDAGRREVLSATTVAPADVLEAAARLRRRLDGITVALETLEGFRKEPDYVARYDWGRDRDRGDLATLLDPDPGVVKMLVRRETGTVEELLAVAREELEGLVHPTHSGPESPMVEISALGVSKAAALAAHAASLGVAQEDVVAFGDMPNDVEMLRWAGRGFAMTGGHPEAVAAADAAAPPSAEDGVAQVVEALLAR
- a CDS encoding HNH endonuclease signature motif containing protein, whose amino-acid sequence is HTGPCNGPALNVSLPTLLGLDDEQAWLAGHGAVPADVARELLAAGHSYRRILADRWTGKVLGVDGHLHHLDTGKTRTTTPSSAGTDATTWTTQTTRSTGLPIPGVTDDGPAAAPPTTAPPTIPPAPVPDADPVSDVVPYPPGDQRTGMPPAPPPTPSTRQVPAGLADKLTRIADAVTPDAVTPGTTTPGATTPGATTPGATTPGATTPGTDAPGTTAPPWARTGADASDAATPPSSTCPLAGLPTDYVPTAEQSRYIRAALPECTHPGCTQPSVRCDLDHQVPHSAGGPTCECNLRPRCRKHHQCRTHYDWQVEAITDDPTDPYGLGTRWTSPLGLVHDDPAPPFLPRPITSRDGDGTPLPAGWGDLGESLDCHYPSVDMAWPGALALETAATATDHRRAAPPAPPAPPTDEDGPPPF
- a CDS encoding pentapeptide repeat-containing protein → MDARTALRADCSRCVGLCCVAPAFVASADFALTKPAGTPCPNLGADHRCGIHDRLRRSGFPGCAVFDCFGAGQHVVALTLGGADVVPSSAQRRTLHAALDPARAVMEVLHHLEECAALVTADASDTSDTSGDPATGGLAAEVRAERDRVRALLDLPVERLTAVDVDGLRRRVGPLLGRVSAAVRGGVPRGRPPRGTGPYADLAGADLTGADMRGADLRGALLVGADLRGADLDRADLLGADLRGADVRGARLAAALFLTRPQLAAARGDARTTVPAVHERPDHWR